The proteins below come from a single Desulfitobacterium metallireducens DSM 15288 genomic window:
- a CDS encoding teichoic acid D-Ala incorporation-associated protein DltX: protein MTAIFFRISCILAGKDGSQLIKQWISSIMKGPKGWNPTLVWWGRVFYYYAIFMALFFLYFVQKEHTPAPYIYNAF from the coding sequence ATGACCGCTATTTTCTTCAGGATATCATGCATCTTGGCTGGAAAGGATGGGTCGCAGTTGATCAAGCAATGGATCAGTTCTATCATGAAAGGTCCTAAAGGATGGAACCCTACGCTCGTTTGGTGGGGACGCGTATTTTACTACTATGCCATTTTTATGGCCCTTTTCTTCCTCTACTTTGTTCAAAAAGAACACACCCCAGCCCCCTATATTTATAACGCTTTTTAA
- the dltD gene encoding D-alanyl-lipoteichoic acid biosynthesis protein DltD, with the protein MSVKLLYVPLGPRLKFLKTPFFALLMAIGLFIGTIYALPFLSEFWVDTFVLKSGTVATMGITPKSQIFQGSIVQKQAFENPRILPLYGSSEMSMIIDYHPANVLTPETGVTPFLVGKGGAQTLIQLLNVAALGEEVRGKKLAIFLTPQWYGPGGISEDTFAGNFSALHGYEILKNPALSGKLKTEVAQRFLQFTKAYQDFPYLKKMLLLQGQSGLSSQLLRILYALPAQTEYAALALQDASKTNWYINQLPTETVAHYATTSTAVQTEPQWDELRAQATEQAKNSTNNNPFEMDNGFFTKNILPNLQAQKDSSKDAEYVSSPEYGDLQLLLDVLKQEGAQPLFVILPMNGRWSDYTGIPTTVRQVCYQKIAQMIQAQGFTLADYSAHEKDDYYLRDPWHLAWRGWLDVDQTLYQFYQSK; encoded by the coding sequence ATGAGCGTAAAGCTTTTATATGTGCCTTTAGGGCCAAGGCTAAAGTTCTTGAAAACCCCGTTTTTTGCCTTGTTAATGGCTATAGGCCTATTCATAGGGACAATCTATGCCTTGCCTTTTCTCAGCGAATTCTGGGTAGATACCTTTGTTTTGAAATCAGGAACCGTTGCGACCATGGGAATTACCCCTAAATCTCAAATCTTCCAAGGCTCGATCGTACAAAAACAGGCGTTTGAGAATCCGCGCATCTTACCCCTTTATGGGTCCTCCGAAATGTCGATGATTATTGATTATCATCCGGCCAATGTTTTAACCCCAGAGACGGGGGTTACACCGTTTCTCGTGGGTAAGGGGGGAGCTCAGACCCTTATTCAGCTCTTAAATGTAGCAGCCTTGGGTGAAGAAGTGCGCGGCAAGAAGCTGGCGATTTTTCTGACGCCTCAATGGTATGGACCGGGCGGGATTTCTGAGGATACCTTTGCGGGGAATTTTTCAGCCTTGCATGGGTATGAGATTCTAAAGAATCCTGCGCTTTCTGGGAAATTAAAGACCGAAGTCGCACAGCGATTCCTCCAATTTACGAAGGCTTATCAAGATTTCCCTTACCTCAAGAAAATGCTCCTCCTTCAAGGGCAATCGGGTTTGAGTTCTCAGCTTTTGAGAATTCTCTATGCTCTCCCTGCCCAAACTGAATATGCCGCTCTGGCATTGCAAGATGCGTCAAAAACAAATTGGTACATCAACCAGCTACCCACCGAGACCGTAGCGCATTATGCTACCACTTCGACAGCTGTACAGACGGAACCTCAGTGGGATGAATTACGGGCGCAAGCAACTGAGCAAGCGAAAAATTCAACAAACAATAATCCGTTTGAAATGGATAATGGATTTTTTACCAAAAATATTCTTCCTAATCTTCAAGCTCAAAAGGACTCCAGTAAAGATGCAGAATACGTTTCATCTCCGGAGTATGGGGATTTACAACTTTTGCTGGACGTTTTAAAGCAAGAGGGAGCGCAACCCCTGTTCGTGATCCTTCCGATGAATGGCCGCTGGTCGGATTATACTGGAATTCCAACGACGGTACGTCAAGTTTGTTATCAAAAAATAGCTCAGATGATTCAGGCGCAAGGATTTACCCTAGCTGATTACTCTGCCCATGAAAAGGATGACTACTATCTTCGGGATCCCTGGCACCTGGCGTGGAGGGGCTGGCTCGATGTTGATCAGACACTATATCAGTTTTATCAGAGTAAGTGA
- the dltD gene encoding D-alanyl-lipoteichoic acid biosynthesis protein DltD, giving the protein MIKRRWVAIGLSLVLFTLTLGSIVPIGRILLDRFAFKSGVLQAIASSQTPVAFQGLLFQEKALIAPDILPVYGSSEFSAESEFHPSKLFDAKPTGFVPFLLGRGGSQSLVHVLSLAAQGETLHDKKVVVILSPQWFVTGGIATSYLDQNFSPLQAYQILYDPNLSEQIKQELSHRLLEFPEVLKKYPILKNNLVLYSQQETPNAIRSFLMIGVGRIDKWRLEVQDLYKVATFVPLVNREAIARNAVSLPPQTLDWVQLRENAQKRGLESTKSNSWGIVDSYYKKYIEPELAQSFGSEKGAKLNPSPEYQDLQLLMKVLKEQEAKALFVIVPVNGFWYDYIGFLTQERTAYYTRIREMSQHNGFEVADFSQHEYDRYFLQDIMHLGWKGWVAVDQAMDQFYHERS; this is encoded by the coding sequence ATGATAAAGAGGCGTTGGGTGGCAATTGGCTTATCACTTGTTTTATTCACATTAACACTGGGGTCGATCGTTCCTATCGGTCGTATACTTCTGGATCGTTTTGCGTTTAAGTCAGGTGTTTTACAAGCAATTGCTTCCTCGCAAACGCCTGTTGCTTTTCAAGGACTTCTATTTCAAGAGAAAGCTCTGATCGCGCCCGATATTCTACCCGTGTATGGCTCATCAGAGTTTTCAGCCGAGTCAGAGTTTCACCCCTCCAAGCTCTTCGACGCTAAACCGACGGGGTTCGTTCCTTTTCTCCTGGGGAGAGGGGGGAGTCAGAGCCTTGTTCATGTCTTGAGTTTGGCAGCTCAAGGTGAAACATTACACGATAAAAAAGTGGTGGTTATTCTTTCGCCTCAGTGGTTTGTGACAGGGGGAATAGCGACGTCCTACTTGGATCAGAACTTTTCTCCGCTTCAAGCCTATCAGATTCTCTACGATCCGAATCTTTCGGAACAAATCAAACAGGAATTGAGTCACCGTTTGTTGGAGTTTCCTGAGGTTCTCAAAAAATACCCTATCCTCAAAAATAACCTAGTTCTCTACAGTCAGCAAGAAACCCCGAATGCTATACGATCCTTTCTGATGATTGGGGTTGGACGGATTGATAAGTGGCGTTTGGAAGTCCAGGATCTATACAAGGTGGCAACCTTTGTTCCTTTAGTGAACCGAGAGGCTATTGCTAGAAATGCGGTGAGTCTCCCTCCTCAAACTTTAGATTGGGTACAACTCAGGGAAAATGCCCAAAAAAGAGGGCTTGAATCCACGAAAAGTAATTCATGGGGGATCGTCGATTCGTATTATAAAAAGTATATTGAGCCTGAGTTGGCTCAAAGCTTCGGCTCGGAAAAGGGAGCGAAGCTCAATCCCTCACCCGAATATCAAGATCTCCAGCTTTTGATGAAGGTTTTAAAAGAACAAGAGGCAAAGGCGCTGTTCGTTATTGTTCCTGTCAATGGATTTTGGTATGATTATATAGGTTTTTTAACTCAAGAAAGAACGGCCTATTACACCCGGATAAGGGAAATGAGTCAACACAATGGATTTGAAGTTGCGGATTTTTCCCAACACGAATATGACCGCTATTTTCTTCAGGATATCATGCATCTTGGCTGGAAAGGATGGGTCGCAGTTGATCAAGCAATGGATCAGTTCTATCATGAAAGGTCCTAA
- the dltD gene encoding D-alanyl-lipoteichoic acid biosynthesis protein DltD translates to MFIRRFGPILLGFLLFGLTLVGMKPLTEYVCNQLWLNHPGTIEAVGRRAYDEVMLGNVLQAKALATPEVLPFYGSSELGTGFEFNPSTLFNQRDEGFKPFIIGRGSVQSLVNILNLAGQDHLQGRKMVFTFSPDWFAERHGLENDRLAMNSSPLHIYQTMLSPSLPAELKREIAQRILDIPQVLQDDPFLEQYLQAYKAPGMFSQIKRIAYWPQAEIECAALEVQDALKIRYLLNVVKEHPSIPVSPEIANQPWNTVIKKSEQRGKALISNKLNILDSLYEKTTKPETKKAWSILKLYPSKEYDDFDLMLRVLQQKGVKPLFVLIPANGLWADYAGFSPQERQDYYQRMRSMIQAKGFEIADFSSQEYEPYFMQDMWHIGTKGWAEVDKVINQYVHE, encoded by the coding sequence ATGTTTATCCGGCGCTTTGGGCCGATTTTGCTCGGATTCCTGCTTTTTGGGTTAACCCTAGTTGGGATGAAACCCCTAACGGAATATGTTTGTAATCAGCTCTGGCTTAATCATCCTGGGACGATTGAAGCGGTGGGGAGGCGGGCTTATGATGAAGTCATGCTGGGTAATGTTCTCCAAGCCAAGGCTTTGGCAACCCCTGAGGTTTTGCCTTTCTATGGTTCATCTGAGTTAGGGACTGGATTTGAATTTAATCCCTCAACTCTTTTTAATCAGCGTGATGAAGGGTTCAAGCCCTTCATCATTGGGCGTGGCTCAGTCCAGTCTCTTGTCAACATTCTTAACCTCGCGGGTCAAGATCATTTGCAGGGACGAAAGATGGTTTTTACCTTTTCGCCGGACTGGTTTGCTGAGCGTCATGGCTTAGAGAATGATCGATTGGCCATGAACTCCTCGCCACTCCATATCTATCAGACGATGTTGAGCCCAAGTCTTCCCGCTGAGCTGAAACGAGAAATTGCGCAGCGGATTCTGGACATCCCTCAGGTGCTTCAAGATGATCCTTTCTTAGAACAATATCTTCAAGCCTACAAAGCCCCCGGAATGTTCTCTCAAATAAAGCGCATTGCCTATTGGCCACAAGCTGAAATTGAATGTGCAGCTCTCGAGGTGCAAGATGCTTTGAAGATCCGTTATCTCCTTAATGTTGTGAAAGAGCACCCCAGTATTCCCGTTTCCCCGGAAATAGCGAACCAGCCTTGGAATACCGTGATCAAGAAATCGGAGCAACGCGGAAAAGCCCTGATCTCAAATAAATTGAATATCTTGGATTCGCTTTATGAGAAGACGACAAAACCGGAAACTAAAAAGGCTTGGTCCATTCTTAAGCTATATCCTTCAAAGGAGTATGACGATTTTGATTTAATGTTGAGAGTGCTCCAGCAAAAAGGAGTGAAACCGCTTTTTGTTCTGATCCCAGCGAACGGTCTGTGGGCAGATTATGCTGGTTTTTCCCCTCAAGAACGGCAGGACTATTATCAGCGGATGCGGTCGATGATTCAAGCTAAAGGGTTTGAGATTGCCGATTTTTCCTCTCAGGAATATGAACCTTACTTTATGCAGGATATGTGGCACATCGGTACAAAAGGGTGGGCCGAGGTGGACAAGGTGATCAATCAGTATGTCCATGAGTGA
- the dltB gene encoding D-alanyl-lipoteichoic acid biosynthesis protein DltB encodes MTPYENFTFFIWMLVPLAPAVLLGFLGVSGRIRSLWLIFSTLFMVGVIYRPIAALFQVTVFFLWAYLIVYFFLRLKQSERGKQQETLKRVYHFALLAAILPLALVKLNPYVNALGIWQSPLGFLGISYVTFRTVGTVIEIRDGLIKDVKFIDFLSYVLFFPTLASGPIDRYRRFLGDLEKKLTRKEYGENLAEGIDHIFRGFLYKFVIAYLINKYGLIRLSTDFTWTATLQYMYVYSFYLFFDFAGYSAFAVGVSYILGIQTPENFNKPFISKNIKDFWNRWHISLSSWFRDYIYMRFVLDSAKKKRFKNKYTTAYVGNLLLFGIMGIWHGTELHYIVYGLYHALLMIGYDWLERKNKTRNVWGKGWAWDSLAIVVTAHFVFFGFLIFSGRLF; translated from the coding sequence ATGACACCCTATGAGAATTTTACGTTTTTTATCTGGATGCTTGTTCCTCTTGCTCCCGCGGTTTTGCTTGGATTCTTGGGGGTATCGGGACGAATCCGTTCCCTTTGGCTGATTTTTTCAACCCTGTTTATGGTCGGCGTAATCTATCGACCGATCGCCGCTTTATTTCAAGTGACCGTTTTTTTTCTCTGGGCCTATCTGATCGTTTATTTCTTTTTACGACTTAAACAAAGTGAGCGGGGAAAACAACAGGAAACTCTGAAACGGGTTTATCATTTTGCACTCCTTGCGGCGATTTTGCCGCTAGCGCTCGTTAAACTTAATCCTTACGTCAATGCTCTCGGAATCTGGCAATCCCCGCTTGGCTTTTTGGGAATTTCCTATGTGACCTTCCGTACGGTGGGGACCGTGATTGAGATTCGGGATGGGCTAATCAAGGACGTGAAGTTCATCGATTTTCTTTCCTATGTCCTCTTTTTCCCGACGTTGGCTTCTGGTCCGATTGATCGTTACCGGCGTTTTCTTGGAGACTTGGAGAAAAAACTCACCCGTAAGGAGTATGGGGAGAATCTCGCGGAGGGAATCGATCATATCTTTCGTGGGTTTCTCTATAAATTTGTTATTGCTTATTTGATCAATAAGTATGGACTCATCCGTTTGAGCACGGATTTTACGTGGACTGCGACGCTTCAATACATGTATGTCTATAGCTTTTATCTCTTCTTCGATTTTGCTGGGTATAGTGCGTTTGCCGTTGGGGTGAGTTATATCCTCGGCATCCAGACTCCTGAAAACTTTAACAAGCCGTTTATATCGAAGAATATTAAAGACTTCTGGAATCGCTGGCATATTTCGTTATCTTCTTGGTTCCGGGATTATATCTATATGCGTTTTGTCTTAGATTCAGCGAAGAAAAAGCGCTTCAAGAATAAATACACTACCGCCTATGTTGGAAATCTCTTGCTTTTTGGGATCATGGGAATTTGGCATGGAACGGAGCTCCATTACATTGTGTATGGCCTTTATCATGCGCTCTTGATGATTGGCTATGATTGGCTGGAACGGAAAAACAAAACCCGGAACGTTTGGGGAAAAGGTTGGGCTTGGGATAGCTTAGCTATTGTGGTTACCGCGCATTTTGTTTTCTTCGGCTTCCTGATCTTTTCGGGGAGACTCTTTTAG
- a CDS encoding sugar transferase, translating to MSQNSAARKNVHEEHKEVWKSYPRWQLAAKRGLDLLISLVLLILISPFWLLIALWIRIDSPGPVVFKQVRVGLHGETYTIYKFRTMVTNADEMMKVKLAEVKDLENFVFQDKDDPRITPSGRFLRKLSLDELPQLLNILKGNMSLVGPRPEVPELVKLYTAEQHQRLEVMPGVTGLAQVNGRSELTVGETMAYDLEYVQRWSFWFDLKILVKTFFVVLTGKGAY from the coding sequence ATGAGCCAGAATTCGGCAGCACGTAAGAATGTTCATGAGGAGCATAAAGAGGTCTGGAAGTCTTATCCACGGTGGCAGCTAGCGGCAAAGCGAGGGCTGGATCTGTTGATATCTCTTGTCCTGCTGATTTTGATTTCTCCGTTCTGGCTTTTAATCGCGCTTTGGATTCGGATCGATTCACCTGGACCGGTAGTATTCAAACAAGTCCGGGTGGGCTTACACGGAGAAACGTATACGATCTATAAATTTCGAACGATGGTGACGAATGCGGACGAGATGATGAAGGTGAAGTTAGCGGAGGTCAAGGATTTGGAGAACTTCGTTTTTCAGGACAAGGATGATCCACGGATTACACCGAGTGGTCGTTTCTTACGGAAGCTCAGTTTGGATGAATTGCCTCAGCTGCTGAATATTTTAAAGGGAAATATGAGCCTTGTTGGCCCTCGACCGGAAGTGCCTGAGCTCGTAAAGCTTTATACAGCAGAGCAACATCAGCGCTTAGAAGTGATGCCTGGGGTGACGGGTTTAGCTCAGGTGAATGGGCGCAGTGAATTAACAGTCGGGGAAACGATGGCATACGATCTTGAGTATGTTCAGCGTTGGAGCTTTTGGTTTGATCTTAAGATTCTGGTCAAGACCTTTTTCGTTGTTTTAACGGGCAAAGGAGCTTATTAA
- the dltA gene encoding D-alanine--poly(phosphoribitol) ligase subunit DltA: MLIEVIDQWALTCPERVAHQYREQSLTYSDLKTNSDALALWLHEALEGDKVDSVNKAPIVVYGHKENEMLVAFLACAKAGHAYVPVDTSVPLERVRQILEASGTSLLLSPQRVPEELKPAGVTIQENFKAQLNTKDHTETGCSSNFLAPYLGQTPDPDWRVSEDEVYYIIFTSGSTGKPKGVQITLKALESYLNWVNPTYGPEKMKEVFLNQAPFSFDLSVMDLYMSLSNGGTLWSIDKQQIANARELFESFARSNVSFWVSTPSFADICLMDKSFNQELLPNIKRFLFCGEVLSNDTASKLRERFPQALVENLYGPTEATVAVTTITITPEVLERYNPLPVGRVKRDAQILICDTEALNEAFTQEEQITKAQEGQQQDIVESLRRLSCPPQSLPEGTRGEIVIAGPNVSVGYLNRPEQTQKSFFTWCDDQGKEWQAYRTGDAGILEEGMLFFFGRLDFQVKLHGYRIELGDIEENLRKVPGVENAVVLPIERRGKVDYLHAFITTSEPVKESFQMSQHLREELHKTLPDYMLPRRFTFLETMPMTPNGKVDRRALGGGAR, from the coding sequence ATGCTAATAGAAGTAATTGATCAATGGGCCTTGACTTGTCCAGAACGGGTGGCTCACCAATATCGGGAACAATCTCTTACTTACTCAGATTTGAAAACGAATTCGGATGCCTTAGCCCTCTGGCTACATGAAGCGCTTGAAGGGGATAAAGTGGATTCGGTCAATAAAGCTCCGATCGTCGTTTATGGCCATAAAGAGAATGAAATGCTTGTGGCCTTTTTGGCGTGTGCTAAAGCGGGACATGCTTATGTGCCTGTGGATACCTCGGTACCTTTGGAAAGAGTGCGGCAAATTCTTGAGGCTTCGGGGACATCGCTGCTCTTATCTCCTCAACGTGTTCCGGAAGAGTTAAAGCCTGCAGGGGTAACAATACAGGAAAATTTTAAGGCCCAGCTAAACACAAAAGATCATACTGAAACTGGATGTTCGTCTAATTTTCTTGCGCCCTATCTCGGTCAAACCCCAGATCCTGATTGGCGTGTCAGCGAAGACGAGGTTTACTACATCATTTTCACGTCCGGGAGTACGGGGAAGCCAAAAGGGGTTCAAATTACGCTTAAGGCTTTGGAAAGCTACCTCAACTGGGTGAATCCAACCTATGGCCCGGAAAAGATGAAGGAAGTCTTTCTTAATCAAGCCCCTTTTTCGTTTGATTTATCGGTCATGGATCTGTATATGTCCTTGAGTAACGGCGGAACACTCTGGAGCATTGACAAACAACAAATAGCCAATGCACGAGAACTCTTTGAGTCCTTTGCGCGTTCGAACGTGAGCTTTTGGGTTTCGACCCCGTCCTTTGCAGATATTTGTCTAATGGATAAAAGTTTTAACCAAGAGTTGTTACCGAATATAAAACGCTTTCTGTTCTGTGGCGAAGTGCTATCCAATGACACGGCTTCAAAGCTGCGGGAACGTTTCCCACAAGCTCTCGTTGAGAATCTGTACGGCCCCACAGAAGCGACCGTGGCGGTAACGACAATCACGATTACGCCAGAAGTCCTAGAGCGGTATAATCCACTCCCAGTTGGAAGGGTCAAACGGGATGCCCAAATCCTAATCTGCGATACAGAGGCTTTAAATGAAGCGTTCACCCAGGAGGAACAGATAACGAAGGCTCAAGAGGGACAGCAGCAAGACATCGTTGAAAGTCTCCGCAGGCTTTCTTGCCCTCCTCAGTCCCTGCCTGAGGGCACGCGGGGAGAAATCGTGATCGCAGGCCCGAATGTCAGTGTCGGCTATTTAAATCGGCCTGAGCAGACACAGAAGTCCTTTTTCACGTGGTGTGATGATCAGGGCAAGGAATGGCAGGCTTACCGAACCGGAGATGCCGGGATCTTGGAAGAGGGGATGCTTTTCTTCTTCGGACGCCTTGATTTCCAAGTCAAACTTCATGGCTACCGGATCGAGCTGGGAGATATCGAAGAGAATTTACGTAAAGTTCCCGGAGTGGAGAATGCGGTTGTTCTGCCCATAGAGCGCCGGGGTAAAGTGGATTATCTTCATGCTTTTATCACCACCTCAGAACCCGTTAAAGAATCGTTTCAGATGTCTCAGCATCTCAGAGAAGAGCTACATAAGACCTTGCCTGATTATATGCTTCCACGGCGCTTTACGTTTCTAGAGACGATGCCTATGACGCCAAACGGTAAGGTTGACCGTCGGGCGCTGGGAGGAGGGGCACGATGA
- the dltC gene encoding D-alanine--poly(phosphoribitol) ligase subunit DltC produces the protein MIREKILETLTEICGTDEIQKNSDIQLFSTGLLDSFGIIQLFVAIQEELNIEIAPTEVTREEWATPNMIITYLEKRSGQ, from the coding sequence ATGATTCGGGAAAAAATTTTGGAAACGTTAACTGAAATCTGTGGAACGGATGAGATTCAGAAGAATTCAGATATCCAGCTTTTTAGCACAGGATTATTGGATTCCTTTGGGATCATTCAGCTTTTTGTGGCGATTCAGGAAGAATTAAATATTGAGATAGCCCCGACTGAGGTCACACGGGAAGAGTGGGCCACTCCGAATATGATTATTACATATCTTGAGAAGCGCTCAGGCCAATGA
- a CDS encoding cell wall-binding repeat-containing protein, translating into MNIFEGADDATVLKFKTGFRKKVVLTLVTSLTTLTLFFSNWIVPPSVLAGSTPSQTSRLAGSTRFETTLEISKTGWTQASTVILARGDDYPDALAGAVLANSPQAKGPLLLTDSASLSEGVLAEIQRLGANKVYLLGGTGAVSPAVEATLKAQNLTVERLSGEDRYQTAAAIALKAVPQATQAYLASGNSFADALSISSYAANKNIPLLLSEQKTVPEVTLNALKTLGVTNVALIGGEGVLEPSVEDTLKAQGISVTRMSGVDRYATNLDVLNKLTYDRSSIYVATGEDFPDALAGAVLAAKQNNPILLVPKNAEDLSSNSVSYLSAQRTSGASFTLLGGLGVISSGLESLVRTGSQQSRISLQYLQAYGSGSNPAKALYDNYVEEINSIPGNATDSVDWLAPNWYRINTIPDGQSAADGSFSGPWATANEFYAPLTVKAAHDRGLKVLPSVTADYNSKGQAALDSILASSATRQNLIQNINQMLQTTNGDGVVIDFEYISDASGPNLTQFMKELYASLHSQNKLVVEAVNARTSPTDWNQEYNYHDLAQYVDYLNIMTYDYSTTSPGPIAPLSWVKSVLNFTQSQGVDMNKVLLGIPYYGRNWYPLATSTPEKPLYDQDAVSLTGARNLSAKYNASLQRETSPTDPVGIPTFTYTDENQVAHTVYYDDIQSLSAKLDLLDEYHLGGAAAWSLFWVDTDSAKEIYPLLQQHLR; encoded by the coding sequence ATGAACATTTTCGAAGGAGCTGATGATGCTACCGTGTTGAAATTTAAAACAGGTTTCCGTAAAAAAGTCGTCTTAACCTTAGTTACCTCGCTGACAACCTTAACTCTTTTTTTCTCAAACTGGATTGTTCCCCCTTCTGTCCTAGCCGGATCCACTCCTTCTCAAACCTCACGCCTCGCAGGGAGCACACGCTTTGAAACGACGCTTGAAATTTCCAAAACAGGTTGGACTCAAGCTTCAACCGTGATCTTAGCCCGCGGCGATGATTACCCGGATGCCTTAGCCGGAGCCGTGCTCGCCAATAGTCCGCAAGCCAAAGGACCTCTTCTCTTAACAGATTCTGCGTCGCTGTCTGAGGGCGTTCTTGCGGAAATCCAACGTCTTGGCGCGAATAAGGTCTACCTCCTCGGAGGAACAGGTGCCGTTTCCCCGGCGGTTGAAGCCACGCTAAAAGCTCAAAACCTTACGGTCGAGCGTTTAAGCGGCGAAGATCGCTATCAAACGGCAGCTGCTATCGCTTTGAAAGCTGTTCCTCAAGCCACTCAGGCTTACCTTGCCTCGGGTAATTCCTTTGCCGATGCGTTAAGTATTTCTTCCTACGCCGCGAACAAAAACATACCGCTTCTGTTAAGTGAACAGAAAACGGTTCCCGAAGTGACATTGAATGCCTTAAAAACTCTCGGTGTGACGAACGTGGCTCTCATTGGAGGAGAGGGAGTCCTTGAGCCTTCTGTGGAAGACACTTTAAAAGCTCAAGGAATCAGCGTAACCCGCATGTCCGGTGTTGATCGCTATGCAACAAACCTTGATGTACTCAATAAGTTGACTTATGATCGTTCGAGTATCTATGTGGCTACCGGGGAAGACTTCCCCGATGCGCTAGCGGGCGCTGTTTTAGCCGCTAAGCAGAACAATCCCATTCTCCTGGTCCCGAAAAATGCGGAAGACCTCAGTTCTAATTCGGTGAGCTATCTCAGTGCTCAACGGACCAGCGGAGCTTCCTTTACGCTGCTTGGAGGATTAGGTGTGATTTCTTCTGGCCTGGAAAGCCTTGTCCGTACAGGCTCACAACAGTCCCGAATCTCTCTGCAATATCTGCAAGCCTATGGCAGTGGTTCTAATCCTGCAAAAGCGCTCTATGACAATTATGTAGAAGAGATCAACAGCATCCCCGGAAATGCAACCGATTCCGTCGATTGGCTCGCTCCGAACTGGTATCGCATCAATACCATTCCCGACGGGCAATCCGCTGCAGACGGTTCCTTTAGTGGGCCTTGGGCAACAGCGAATGAATTCTATGCTCCGCTCACAGTCAAAGCAGCCCATGATCGAGGACTGAAAGTTCTCCCCAGTGTTACAGCCGATTATAATAGTAAGGGCCAAGCCGCTTTGGATTCCATCCTTGCAAGCTCGGCTACCCGACAAAATCTCATTCAAAATATTAACCAAATGCTCCAAACGACAAATGGCGACGGCGTAGTCATTGACTTCGAATACATCAGTGATGCTTCCGGGCCAAACCTTACTCAGTTCATGAAAGAGCTCTACGCTTCTCTTCATTCGCAAAATAAACTCGTCGTCGAAGCTGTAAACGCTCGTACTTCACCTACCGACTGGAACCAAGAATACAATTACCATGATCTTGCGCAATATGTGGATTATCTCAATATCATGACGTATGACTACAGCACAACTTCACCCGGTCCGATTGCCCCGCTTAGTTGGGTTAAATCGGTCTTAAACTTCACCCAGAGCCAAGGTGTGGACATGAACAAAGTCTTGCTTGGCATCCCTTACTATGGACGAAATTGGTATCCGCTTGCTACCTCAACTCCTGAAAAGCCCCTCTATGACCAAGATGCAGTGAGTCTCACGGGGGCCCGCAACCTGAGTGCTAAGTATAACGCGTCGCTGCAGCGCGAAACGTCGCCAACTGATCCGGTCGGAATCCCCACTTTCACGTATACGGATGAAAACCAAGTCGCCCACACCGTGTATTATGATGACATCCAGAGTTTGAGCGCTAAGCTTGACCTGCTTGATGAGTATCACCTCGGTGGAGCTGCTGCCTGGTCACTCTTTTGGGTAGACACCGATAGCGCAAAAGAGATTTACCCGCTGTTACAGCAACATTTAAGGTAA